The Dioscorea cayenensis subsp. rotundata cultivar TDr96_F1 chromosome 8, TDr96_F1_v2_PseudoChromosome.rev07_lg8_w22 25.fasta, whole genome shotgun sequence genome segment catCTCGTTgcttacaaaatatatgataacACTACAACTAGTGATGTACAAATTAAGCACAAACAAATACACACAGTCGGTTTGGAACTCTTGCACTGGTcaacttctccccctttgtgtcTGAATTGATGCCAAAGTCTTCACTGGCTGTTGTAAGACTTGTTACAACTTGTTCTACAACTCCCCCTATCTTCAGAATTCCTGGTCATCGGCTCCCCCTGTCTTCAGAACTCCTTATTCCTGTTGCAAATGACATTAGTAAACTATAGCAGATGCAGGTCGTTTGCAGTCCCCAATAGGGATTAAAGTTGGCAAAGGCCAATTTCACCCCTCAACTTTTCGAATCTTGTAGTATCAAGGGGTTTGGTAAAGATGTCTGCCAATTTCTTTTCTGTTGcaacataatcaataacaacTGTTTTGCTCTCTACCAAATCTCGTATAAAGTGATGTCgaagatcaatatgtttggtacGAGAATGTTGGACTGGATTGTTGGAGATATCAATtgcacttttgttgtcacaaaatatagtCAATAGCCTTTGTTGTAAGCCATAGTCCTCAAGCATTTGCTTCATCCACAATAATTGTATACAACAACTTCTTGCTGCTATGTATTCAGCCTCGGCAGTGGAGAGGGAAATAGAACTTTGCTTCTTGCTATACCATGTGACCAAGTTGTTACCAAAGTAGAAATATCCTCCTGGTGTgttttttctatcatcaatgtTTCCTGCCCAATCTGCATCACTATAACCCGCAAGATGTGAATTGGAGTCTTTTGAATACCAAATTCCATATTCTGCAATACCATGAACATATCTAATGATACGCTTAACAGCTTTCAAATGAGACTCCTTCGGTGTTGCTTGATATCTTGCACAAACTCCAACACTGAAAGAGATGTCTGGCCTGCTAGCTGTGAGATAGAGTAAGCTTCCAATCATGCTTCTATAGAGACTTGGGTCTACATTTTTTCCATGCTCATCTTTTGTCAACTTCTGATTCATACTCATGGGTGTTCTCATGTGTCTAGCCTTTTCCAAGCCAAATCTCTTCACCAAGGTTTGTGCGTACTTGGTTTGAGAAATGAAAATTCCTTctttgcattgtttgatttggaaaccTAAAAAGTAGTTTAGTTCACCTACCATGCTCATTTCAAACTCTTCTTGCATTAGATGAACAAACTCATCCACTTGTTTTTGTGATGTTGAACCAAATATGATATTATCAACATATATTTCTGTCACCATAAGATCTGAGTTTGACTTctttatgaataaagtgttgtcTACTCCCCCCTCTTTGGTAGCCCTTTTCAAGTAAGAATTTTGTAAGCCTTTCATACCAAGCCCGAGGAGCTTGGTTCAAGCCATAGAGAGCCTTTTTCAATTTGAACACATGATTTGAATGTTGAGGATCTTCAAAACCTTTTGATTGCTCCACAAAAACTTCTTCACTTAGAACTCCATTTAGAGAAGCACTCTTGACATCCATTTGTTGTAGCTTGAACCCCATACAACATACTACTGCTAACAATAATTTGATGGATTCCAAGCGTGCAACTggtgcaaatgtttcatcaaagtcaACTCCTTCAACTTAAGTATATCCTTAAGCCACtagtcttgctttatttctGGTGATGCTGCCTTTGTCATCAGTTTTAttcttgaaaatccacttgGTTCCAATAACATTCACATTCTTTGGCCTTGGAACCAATGTACACACATTATTTCAAACAAACAGATTCAGTTCTTCTTGCATTGCAGCCATCCAGTATTCATTAACTAAAGCTTCTTTGACATTCTTTGGTTCAATATGAGAGATGTAACATGTGTAGCCGGCCAATTCTCGATAATCAATTCTTTGAGTGCTtctggttctccttccttcagtCACATGACCAATCACATTCTGAATAGGAtgattcttttttattcttgagGATAGTTCAAGACTGCTATCtacattatcttcttcattgtcaatttcttctttatctGATTTTGAGATCATTTCACTTGTTGTAACTTCAGTTGCAACATCAATTATAACTTGCTGTCTGTCTGAATCCTGAGCAGTTTCTATTGTTGTAGTTGGTGTTGTAACTTGTGTTGCAACTTCTTGTTCTGCTTGTAACTCTTCATCTGCTGATTCATGATTCTGAGTGATAGGCTTGTTTGGCTCACTTGGTGCACCTTGAGTCTCTATatcagagaaatcatcaacaacaacattaatagtttccatcatctttttggttcttgaattgaacatCCGATAGGCTCTACTAGTAGTTGAATATCCCATGAATAATCCTTAatcatttttcttgtcaaactttcCCAGCTGATCTCTATCATTCAGAATGTAATATTTGCTTCAAAAAATGTGGAAGTATTTGAGATTTGGCCTTTTACTTCTCCAAATTTCATACGGTGTCATGTTGGTTGAATGCCGAATGTACACTCTATTAATGATGTAGCATGCTGTATTGATTGCTTCCGCCCAAAACCTTGTAGAGAGTTTCTTGGAATTCAACATAACATGAGCCATCTCTTGGAGAGTGCGATTCTTCCTTTCTACCACACCGTTTTGTTGAGGAGATTTTGGAGCTGAAAATTCATGACGAATCCCATGTTCTCTGTTAAATTCTACAAACTGAGCATTTTCAAATTCTCTTTCATGATCACTTCTGATTCTGATAATCTTCCCAATTTGACACTCTTTCTCATTTTGAAGttgcatgcataacttcttgaagGCTCCAAAAGTATCTGATTTCTCCTTGAGGAAGTCCACCCAGGTGTAcctggaatagtcatcaacACACACGAATATATATCTTTTACCTGACAGGCTTTCTGTTTGTGTGGGTCCAATGAGATCCATATGCAAGAGTTTTAGCACTCTCGTTATACCAATGTCTTGCACCACTTTGTGAGAAGCACGACTTTGCTTTCCCAGTTGACAAGGTCTGCATACACCATCTTCCTTTTCCGTGAGCTTAGGTACTCCCTTAACAGCTTTCATTTCTGTAATATTCATCAGGTTCCGAAAGTTCAGATGTCCAAGCATCTGATGCCAAATTTCAGTTATGTTGTAAGATGTGTTATAACAGACTTCTAACTTCTCTAGCAAATAGCAATTGTCTGAAGATCTTGAACCAGTTAAAACACACTACCAACTTCATCATAGACCACACATCTATCATGAGTAAATTTTACCACCAGATTTCGATCACATAATTGACTTATACTCAGAAGATTTGCTTTCAGTCCTTCTATATGCAGAATGTTTTTCAGTCTTGGATACCCAGGAaccatcaatattccttttccAACTACTTGACCTTTCTGACCATCACCAAAAGTTACATGCCCAATTGGACATTCtttgtaattcatcaaaaaacCTTTGTCACCTGTCATTTATCTTGAACAACCACTGTCAAAATACCAGTTGTCTTTTGAGGAGTTTTTCATTGAAGAGTATCCCACTAGATCTTCTTTTCTGACCCatatcttcttgctttctttcttcttttctctggtATATGGTGTTTGCTTCTTATATTTGCCTTCTTTTatatctttcttcatcttccaacatCTTGGATGAATGTGCCCTTTGACACCACAGTAATGTCATGTAGGAATCCatttctttgcttttccaaATACTCTACCATTCTTCATATCTTCCTTTAGTTGGTAGCACTCGGGTCTTATATGGCCTCTTTTTCCACAATGAAAACATATTGGGACTTGTCTTCTTTGTCgtcttttcttcttattatacttctcttgtttatttttttgagcatTTGATAGAATGCAACCTGCTTCAACTTCGCTTTTCTTGCCTCATGATGTCTCTTTTATATGGTG includes the following:
- the LOC120267343 gene encoding uncharacterized mitochondrial protein AtMg00810-like, with the protein product MVTEIYVDNIIFGSTSQKQVDEFVHLMQEEFEMSMVGELNYFLGFQIKQCKEGIFISQTKYAQTLVKRFGLEKARHMRTPMSMNQKLTKDEHGKNVDPSLYRSMIGSLLYLTASRPDISFSVGVCARYQATPKESHLKAVKRIIRYVHGIAEYGIWYSKDSNSHLAGYSDADWAGNIDDRKNTPGGYFYFGNNLVTWYSKKQSSISLSTAEAEYIAARSCCIQLLWMKQMLEDYGLQQRLLTIFCDNKSAIDISNNPVQHSRTKHIDLRHHFIRDLVESKTVVIDYVATEKKLADIFTKPLDTTRFEKLRGEIGLCQL